The following are from one region of the Capsicum annuum cultivar UCD-10X-F1 chromosome 1, UCD10Xv1.1, whole genome shotgun sequence genome:
- the LOC107864842 gene encoding trihelix transcription factor GTL1 — MAGIHHKKNQLQQVEEQQQQHRFMVENGSSSSPFFPINPTYHHFPHQQIQHIPYNQQFFQYQQHPHYYRSMLEHQQHQEIRLFEPSPEVENNQVQGVSGAGTFFPLSFKLGMEGDSISKGYSGYGEEEEEVVVVRGGQEEDALIRIGSERYCSEAQARQTSLAVSHCWQNQEDSAIKQPFWKPFSNGNNSGNEREKNKQEDDEQMYRSPEESRTVFGELEAIYADNMTNNADRNNIRRIASESVVTAEDLPTIPVLPFDDSNKAGEVATTAVAATPGAGIDIGSESASVGGTEVEVEVEAEAEAEEEATRPGEVRKRKKAKRSGTSTTSSMSRFFESLVKKLAKHQEELQRRFMETIERLDQERKEREEAWREQELAKLQKETAARAHERSLASSREAALVSYLEKLTGQKINFQPIKKKTKVRCST, encoded by the exons ATGGCTGGGATCCATCATAAGAAAAACCAACTTCAACAAGTTGAAGAGCAGCAGCAACAACATAGATTCATGGTGGAAAACGGCTCGTCTTCGTCGCCATTTTTTCCAATAAACCCAACCTATCATCATTTCCCTCATCAACAGATCCAACATATACCTTATAACCAACAGTTTTTCCAGTATCAGCAGCATCCACATTACTACAGATCCATGTTagaacaccaacaacatcaagaaaTACGGTTATTCGAGCCTTCTCCAGAAGTCGAAAATAACCAAGTGCAAGGTGTATCTGGTGCTGGTACATTTTTTCCTTTAAGCTTCAAGTTGGGTATGGAAGGTGATAGTATCAGTAAAGGATATAGTGgttatggagaagaagaagaagaagtagtagtAGTTCGAGGTGGACAGGAAGAAGATGCTTTGATTCGTATTGGGAGTGAGCGATATTGTAGTGAGGCGCAGGCTCGACAAACTTCTCTAGCTGTGTCTCATTGTTGGCAAAACCAAGAAGATTCTGCTATTAAACAACCTTTCTG GAAGCCATTTTCAAATGGGAATAACAGCGGCAATGAAAGAGAGAAGAACAAACAAGAAGACGATGAACAAATGTATCGGTCACCTGAAGAAAGTAGAACAGTATTTGGAGAGTTAGAAGCTATTTATGCTGACAACATGACTAATAATGCTGATCGTAACAACATTCGTCGAATTGCATCTGAATCTGTAGTCACTGCTGAAGATTTGCCAACGATTCCTGTACTGCCTTTCGACGATTCTAATAAAGCCGGTGAGGTGGCCACCACGGCCGTGGCTGCCACACCTGGTGCTGGAATTGATATTGGATCAGAAAGTGCATCTGTTGGAGGAAcagaagtagaagtagaagtagaagcagaagcagaagcagaagaagaagcgACAAGGCCGGGTGAAGTTCGTAAAAGAAAGAAAGCGAAAAGATCAGGAACAAGCACTACTTCTTCCATGTCAAGATTTTTCGAGTCCTTAGTAAAGAAACTCGCGAAGCACCAAGAGGAACTGCAAAGGAGGTTCATGGAAACGATTGAGAGATTGGatcaagaaagaaaagaaagagaagaagctTGGAGGGAGCAAGAATTGGCAAAGCTACAGAAAGAAACAGCTGCTAGAGCACATGAAAGAAGCTTGGCTTCAAGTAGAGAAGCTGCTCTTGTTTCTTACTTGGAAAAACTCACTGGTCAGaagatcaattttcaacccatcaAGAAGAAGACAAAAGTACGTTGTTCTACCTGA
- the LOC107864808 gene encoding glutathione S-transferase T1, translated as MTLKLYVDRMSQACREVIIFCKVNGIDFEEVRIDLSKRQQLSPEYREINPIQQIPAIVDGSFKLSESHAILRYLTCAYPGIADHWYPADLYKRAKVESMLDWHRTTFPRGPGSYFFYAVFASAVGRPLNAKAAARTEKNLIAALAKIESVWLQKKGRFLLGSNQPSIADLSLACEVMQLEGLDEKEHERILGPFKRVLKWLDDTKNAMAPHFEEVQSTVSKAKEKLQKQRNAAGSNTTQSGRKPVLHSKI; from the exons ATGACGCTGAAATTATACGTAGATCGTATGTCTCAAGCATGTCGTGAAGTTATCATCTTCTGCAA GGTAAATGGGATAGACTTTGAGGAGGTTCGCATAGATCTCTCCAAACGCCAGCAATTGTCTCCTGAATATCGAG AAATTAACCCCATCCAGCAAATACCAGCTATAGTGGATGGAAGCTTTAAGCTTTCCGAAAG TCATGCGATTCTTAGATACCTGACTTGTGCATATCCAGGAATTGCGGATCATTG GTATCCAGCTGACTTATACAAAAGAGCAAAGGTTGAATCGATGTTGGATTGGCATCGTACTACTTTCCCTCGTGGTCCAG GTTCATATTTCTTTTATGCTGTTTTTGCTTCTGCTGTTGGGAGGCCTTTGAATGCAAAAGCAGCAGCAAGAACTGAGAAGAACCTTATAGCAGCTCTTGCAAAAATCGAGTCTGTTTGGCTCCAGAAAAAAGGACGGTTTTTGCTTGGTAGCAACCAACCGTCAATTGCAGATCTTAGCTTAGCGTGCGAGGTTATGCAACTTGAG GGTCTGGATGAGAAGGAACACGAGAGGATATTAGGCCCATTCAAGAGAGTTCTGAAGTGGCTTGATGACACGAAAAATGCCATGGCACCTCATTTCGAAGAAGTACAATCAACCGTCTCCAAAGCTAAAGAGAAGTTGCAAAAGCAAAGAAATGCGGCAGGAAGTAATACTACTCAGTCAGGCAGAAAACCTGTCCTGCACTCAAAGATATGA